One window from the genome of Sphaerotilus microaerophilus encodes:
- a CDS encoding SCO family protein, whose product MAGAALLPGCDRLGAPKASPFKSLDISGATYARELNLRDPDGRRRSLGELKGKLAVVFFGYTQCPDVCPTTLTNLAEAQRLLGADGDKLVGVFVSVDPERDRPELLKSYVGSFNPNWLGLWGTADEVAAAAKEFKVFYRKVPGKTESSYTVDHTAASYVYDTQGRIRLYVRHATPPAELAADLKKLLDEAR is encoded by the coding sequence CTGGCGGGCGCGGCGCTGCTGCCCGGCTGCGACCGCCTCGGCGCGCCGAAGGCCAGCCCCTTCAAGTCGCTGGACATCAGCGGCGCCACCTATGCACGCGAACTGAACCTGCGCGACCCCGACGGCCGGCGCCGCAGCCTGGGCGAGCTCAAGGGCAAGCTGGCGGTGGTGTTCTTTGGCTACACGCAGTGCCCGGACGTCTGCCCCACCACGCTGACCAACCTGGCCGAGGCCCAGCGGCTGCTCGGCGCCGATGGCGACAAGCTGGTTGGCGTGTTCGTCTCCGTCGACCCGGAGCGCGACCGGCCCGAGCTGCTGAAGTCCTACGTCGGCAGCTTCAACCCGAACTGGCTGGGCCTGTGGGGCACGGCAGATGAAGTGGCTGCAGCGGCCAAGGAGTTCAAGGTCTTCTACCGCAAGGTGCCGGGCAAGACCGAGAGCAGCTATACGGTGGACCACACCGCCGCTTCCTACGTCTACGACACCCAGGGCCGAATCAGGCTGTACGTGCGCCACGCCACCCCGCCAGCCGAGCTGGCCGCCGACCT
- a CDS encoding COX15/CtaA family protein, whose product MVLSGVDWGPAAQLAAIGASVAASFAGLMAWRQRRSHRSVHSRLRALTWLTLFLTFDLIVFGAFTRLSDSGLGCPDWPGCYGQASPLGANAPISAAQQALPSGPVTHGKAWVEMLHRYLATSVGALITAMMLWHARLALRARNNDTGVCPDTHGQVWPAWTALIFLWVIAQGAFGALTVTMKLYPAIVTGHLLGGLGLLALLAVLARRQTRDAPHTPALSARGRWSVRAVLALVIMQVTLGGWVSTNYAVLACQDFPTCQGQWWPAMDLTTGFQWQRELGQTAEGGFLPFAALTAIHVVHRLGALVVVAAVGTLAWRLWRHGLPRAGGLLAGLVAWQVASGVSNVLFDWPLAAALAHTAGAALLMGALAALSVVTPVARPGLAGDDRGGMLASR is encoded by the coding sequence GTGGTCCTGAGCGGGGTCGACTGGGGTCCGGCCGCCCAGCTGGCGGCGATCGGCGCTTCGGTGGCGGCCTCCTTTGCGGGCCTGATGGCCTGGCGGCAGCGCCGCTCGCACCGCAGCGTCCACTCACGCCTGCGGGCGCTGACCTGGCTGACGCTGTTCCTGACCTTCGACCTGATCGTCTTCGGCGCCTTCACCCGCCTGTCGGATTCCGGCCTCGGCTGCCCGGACTGGCCGGGCTGCTACGGTCAGGCCAGTCCGCTGGGAGCCAACGCCCCCATCAGCGCGGCCCAGCAGGCCCTGCCAAGCGGGCCAGTCACCCACGGCAAGGCCTGGGTGGAGATGCTGCACCGTTACCTGGCAACCTCGGTGGGGGCGCTGATCACCGCGATGATGCTCTGGCATGCCCGGCTGGCGTTGCGGGCACGCAACAACGATACCGGAGTCTGCCCGGACACGCACGGGCAGGTCTGGCCGGCCTGGACCGCGCTGATCTTCCTCTGGGTCATCGCGCAGGGCGCCTTCGGCGCGCTCACCGTGACGATGAAGCTCTACCCGGCCATCGTGACCGGCCACCTGCTCGGCGGGCTGGGCCTGCTGGCGCTGCTGGCCGTGCTGGCCCGGCGCCAGACCCGGGATGCGCCCCACACCCCGGCCTTGTCGGCGCGCGGGCGCTGGTCCGTGCGCGCCGTGCTGGCGCTGGTGATCATGCAAGTGACACTGGGCGGCTGGGTGAGCACCAACTATGCGGTGCTGGCCTGCCAGGACTTCCCGACCTGCCAGGGCCAATGGTGGCCGGCGATGGACCTGACCACCGGCTTCCAATGGCAGCGCGAACTCGGTCAGACGGCGGAGGGTGGCTTCCTGCCCTTTGCCGCGCTGACTGCCATCCATGTCGTGCACCGGCTGGGCGCGCTGGTGGTGGTTGCCGCGGTCGGCACGCTCGCCTGGCGCCTGTGGCGGCACGGCCTCCCGCGGGCCGGCGGGCTGCTTGCCGGCCTGGTGGCCTGGCAGGTGGCCAGCGGTGTGTCCAACGTGCTGTTCGACTGGCCGCTGGCGGCAGCGCTGGCGCACACGGCCGGTGCGGCGTTGCTGATGGGCGCGCTGGCGGCCTTGAGCGTGGTCACGCCCGTCGCTCGCCCGGGACTGGCGGGGGATGACCGCGGGGGTATGCTCGCGTCCCGGTGA
- the cyoE gene encoding heme o synthase: MSAVVLDKGVVSQFVALTKPRVVSLVVFCAVIGMFLATPGLPAPDVVFFATIGIGLTAGSAAAVNCLIEQRIDAVMMRTRRRPLPSGALTSMQTVTFAFIVGGVGLFLLHRFVNPLTMWLTFATFVGYALIYTVWLKPATPQNIVIGGASGAMPPVLGWAAVTGQVPVEAMLLFLIIFVWTPPHFWSLALYRTQDYARAGLPMLPVTHGAEYTRKMILRYTIGLFVVSLLPYAFGMSGPLYLLSAAGLSGVFVLRAVRMLRHYSDALARSTFKYSIWYLAALFSALLVDHYLT, from the coding sequence ATGAGCGCGGTAGTTCTCGACAAGGGGGTCGTCAGCCAGTTCGTTGCGTTGACCAAGCCCCGCGTGGTTTCGCTGGTGGTGTTCTGCGCGGTGATCGGCATGTTCCTGGCCACGCCAGGCCTGCCGGCGCCGGACGTGGTGTTCTTCGCCACCATCGGCATTGGCCTGACCGCTGGCTCGGCCGCGGCGGTGAACTGCCTGATCGAGCAGCGCATCGACGCCGTGATGATGCGCACGCGGCGGCGCCCGCTGCCCTCGGGCGCGCTGACGTCGATGCAGACGGTGACCTTTGCCTTCATCGTCGGCGGCGTGGGGCTGTTCCTGCTGCACCGCTTCGTCAACCCGCTGACGATGTGGCTGACCTTTGCCACCTTCGTCGGCTATGCGCTGATCTACACCGTCTGGCTCAAGCCGGCCACGCCGCAGAACATCGTGATCGGCGGCGCCTCCGGCGCCATGCCGCCGGTGCTGGGCTGGGCCGCGGTGACCGGGCAGGTGCCGGTGGAGGCGATGCTGCTGTTCCTGATCATCTTCGTCTGGACGCCGCCACACTTCTGGTCGCTGGCCCTGTACCGCACGCAGGATTACGCCCGCGCCGGTTTGCCGATGCTGCCGGTGACGCATGGCGCCGAGTACACGCGCAAGATGATCCTGCGCTACACGATCGGCCTGTTCGTGGTGTCGCTGCTGCCCTACGCCTTCGGCATGAGCGGGCCGCTGTACCTGCTCTCGGCTGCGGGCCTGAGCGGTGTGTTCGTGCTGCGCGCGGTGCGCATGCTGCGCCACTACAGCGATGCGTTGGCGCGCTCGACCTTCAAGTACTCGATCTGGTACCTCGCCGCGCTGTTCTCCGCGCTGCTGGTGGACCACTACCTGACCTGA